The genomic interval GTCTCGGTGAGAATCGAAGTACTTGATTGTCATACGTTGTAGCTTACCGAACAAGCCCTTACGCATATCTCCAACGGCCTTTGATGACACAATTGATTGAATCGTTGATGTAATCAACAAGCCAACGGCCATCATCACCACGAACAAGACGAACATCCAAATGGCTTCATGGACTTGATCTTGAGATGCTTGCGCAGCAGTTGCTGGGTTTAACGCCAACATCATGTAGTTAGCGATTTCTTGAATCGCCTTCCCCATGTAGACAGGGGCCTTAACTTGGAAGTATGTGGCCAAGGCCATAAAGACGAACATAATTGCCATTCCAAGTGAGTAGCGCTTGAAGTAACGTGCAAAGAACTTTGTTGCTTGCCATAAACTCTTCATTAGTCCACTACCTCCTGTGCTTTTTGTGTTTCATAAATCTCGCGGTACGCTTCTGATGATTCTAGCAATTCCGCGTGAGTTCCTTCACCAACCAAACGACCTTCGTCCATAACGAAGATACGGTCAGCATTAATAACAGATGAAATCTTTTCAGCGATAACAAACTTAGTTGTCGCATTCAATTCAGTATCCAACGCTTCTTGCACCTTCTTTTCAGACTTCGCATCCAAGGCAGATGTTGAGTCGTCTAGGATCAACACAGCTGGGTTACCAATCACACCACGTGTAATTGATAGACGTTGCTTTTGACCACCAGAGAAGTTAGCAGAGCGTTCTTCAACTTCGTGTTCATATGTGTCTTCATATCGTTCAACGAATTCAGCGGCTTGCGCAATACGAGCTGCTCGCTTCATATCATCGGTTGTGGCATCAGCCTTACCATGGCGCAAGTTATCAGAAATCTTTCCTGAGAACAAAGTTGCACGTTGCAAGACGAATGAAACAGCTTGGCGCAATGATCCTTCGTTGACCTTCTTCAAATCTTCATCCCCAACCTTTACGACTCCTTCAGTTGGATCGTAAAGACGTGGAATCAATTGGGCCAAAGTAGACTTACCAGAACCAGTGGCTCCGACAACCCCAACCATTTCACCAGGGTTAACCTTAAATGAAATGTTTTTTAGCACCATTGAATCGTCACCTGGGTAGGCAAAACTAACATCATCAAATTCAACTACACCACGTAAGTCTTCAGCAGGGGCTTCGGGATCAAATGTCAAATCTGGTTCAGTATCCATCACTTCCTTCACACGACCAGCAGAAACCATTCCACGAGCAGCGAAGGTCATCATGAATCCACCCATCACAATCGCCATCATAATTTGCATCAAGTAGTTAACAAATGATGTCAACGCACCCAACATTTGTGGGTCTGAAACAACATTAGATGCGACGAACCAAACAGATACGGCAATTGCTAATTGACCAATCAACATAAATGCTGGCATTAGGATTGAGAACAAGTATCCAATCTTGATGTTAATGTTCGTCAAACCATCCGCAACTTCATTAAATGTGTCTTCTTCACGTGATTCTTGGTTAAATGACTTAACCACACGCACACCTTGTAAGTTTTCCTTAGCCAATCCATTTGTACGATCAATGTACTTTTGAATTGAACCGAAGAACTTACCCATTGGCGTAAAGACCATCATTGAAATCCCAACAATCAAAACGATCATGACCAAGATAACCCACCACAATTGTGGTAATGTCATCAAAGCCAATACCAACGCTCCAATGAACAACATTGGAATACGTAGCACTGTTTGGAACAGTGACATTACCATGGTTTGAACTTGTTGCACGTCGTTGGTCATACGGACAACTAAGTTACCCGCTGAGAACTTTTCAATATTTCCAAATGAGAAGCTTTGAATCTTTTTATATTCATCGGCACGAATATCAGCTGCGACTCCCATCGCAATTCGCGCTGAGAAGATTGTACTCAAAGCTCCTGCCACCAAACCTACCAAGGCGATGACAATTAATTGTCCACCTAGTGGGTACATTTGACTCATTTTGTCTTCTGCAATTGCTTGAATGACTTGTTGTAGTAACTTTGGTTGCCACAAACTTGCAATCGCTGCAATTGTTACCGTGATGAAGGCCCAAAGCGCGTCGACTTTGTACTTCTTCACATATGAAAGTATGAATTTCATCTTTCTGCCTCCCAATTTCGTAATCTTACCAGTATACCACTCTGATTTTTAATTAGTTTAAATCTAACTTAAAAGCGCCTATGTTTCCATAGACGCTTTTAAGAATTATTTAGTCGATAATATAATCGGCATAACGAGCCACTTGTGTTGGCGTTAACGTCACCACCAAACGTGTCCCGTCTTCAGTGTATTCCGTTTCATGCACAGTCGCGTCATCATTCAAAGCCGCCACGACTTGTCCATCAGAAAATGGAATCATCAATTCTTTTTGTACATGATCAGAAAAGATTTCTGCGCGTACCATTTCAATCAATTTGTCTAATGAATCGTCAGACTTAGCAGACATGATCAATTCATCATTATCTTGGACTGGGAAGGCTTGGTCTTCAAGACGGTCCGCTTTATTAAAGGCGATAACCATCGGAACATCACGTACCCCAATTTCCTTCAAAGTCTTTGTTGTTGTTTCCATCATCGCCTTGTAATCAGGGTCAGAGTAATCAACGACTTGGATCAACAAGTCAGCTTGTGCTGCTTCTGCCAAGGTTGCCTTAAAGGCAGCCACTAGACCGTGCGGTAACTTAGATACGAATCCAACCGTGTCAGACAACAAGAATGATTGCTTGTCTGGCAAGTTAATCTTACGTACCGCTGTTTCCAATGTCGCAAACAACATGTCAGCTTGGAACACTGTCTTTTCTTGGTTTTCACCAAAACGCTTGACCAAACCATTCATGATTGTAGACTTACCCGCGTTAGTATACCCAACTAAGGCAACCGTCTTAATCTCTTCCTTTTCACGGTGCGCACGACGTGTTTGATCATCAGCTTCAATGTTTGCCAATTCCTTACGTAATTCAGAAATTTGGTGTTCAATGTGACGACGATTCAATTCAAGCTTCGTTTCACCAGCCCCACGACTTGTGAAACTTCCGCCACCACCACCTGTTTGTTGGTCCATTCGTACATTCATTGATGTACGTAGACGTGGTAGTTGGTATTGTAATTGCGCAATCGCAACTTGTAGCTTCGCTACCTTTGTCTTAGCACGTGTTGCAAAGATATCTAGGATTAACGCAGTACGGTCCATCATTGATACTCCAGTACCTGCTTCTAGATTACGAATTTGTGAAGGTGACAATTCATCATTAGTCACGACCATTTCCGCATCAAGTGCCTTAACAAGCTCACCTAATTCTTCAACCTTACCTTTACCAAAGTATGTTCCACCATGAGGACGTTCCATCTTTTGAGTCAAAGTCCCAACAACTTCCATGTTGTTGGCATCTGCTAGGTTAGCCAATTCTTCCATTTGGTAGGTAAAATCGACATCAACACGTTCTAGTCCGGCTAAAATAACCTTACGACGTGGGTTTTGTTCATTTTCAATCATTTACTTCTCGTTTCCGCCTACCACACGGTATTCGTATCGTTGTAGGCCTTTAATTTCATTTCGTCTACACCAACTTCAAAGACAGAAATCGCTCCGTTATCAACGGGACCACTTGTGGCTAGTGTTTCATCATGGAAACGAGCTGCCATGTTACGGATCAATGTTCCGTGGGCAACAAGCAAGATGTTGTCACCATCCTTAGCTGCTTCTAGCAAGCGAATCATTCCATTGTCAAAACGGTGCCAGAACATTTCAGCTGTTTCCGCATCATGATATGGATCAGTTTCATGAAATGCATCCATCATCCCGTCCATCCCTAGTGCTAGTCCCAATTCACCATATGTCTCTGACGCTGGTTCTAAGTTCTTTTCACTTGAAATTTGCTTGGCAACTTCAGTCCCCAATAAACCTTCATAAATTCCAAAGAACACTTCACGGAAGTTATCTAGCTTTTCAGGTTGCTTCAAGTCACCACTGGCAACGTTACGTGCCAAAATCCCTTGTGCTGTCTTATACGCACGAGTCAAATCAGATGAATAAGCATGTGAGAACTTCACATCGCGTAGGCGCTCCCCCGCAGCAAACGCGTCAGCTACTCCACTTTCTGTCAAAGGTGCATTACTCCACCCTTGCATACGTCCATACTTATTCAAGTAAGTTTGTCCATGTCGTACAATATATAAGTTAAAAGTCATAATTCGTTCCCATCCTTCTTATGCCATTCAGTAACAATCTACTACCTATTAATTATAACATTCTCATTGTTTAAACGGGGGCGTTTAAACTGGCTTATTTTGAATAAATCAGTTGACATCAAGGCGTTTACTAGATATAGTTAATAACGGTTGTTCTTTAAAAAGACCAATCATTCATGATGAAATTTGGCCCAGTGGTCAAGTGGTTAAGACGTCGCGTTCTCAGCGCGGAATCCAGGGTTCGATTCCCTGTTGGGCTATTGCTCAAAAGTTAAATTCATCATGGCCCAGTGGTCAAGTGGTTAAGACGTCGCGTTCTCAGCGCGGAATCCAGGGTTCGATTCCCTGTTGGGCTATCTTTAGATATACATATTAAGCTCACGATTAAGTTCGTGGGCTTTTTTTGTGTCATTTTTACGCAAATAGCGCATACTTTCGTACATGTTACGTTTTGTTGCGTGCATTTTACCCCGCATTCAAAATAAACTAGTAACTGTAAAGGAGAAAACTATGAATATAAATGATGTCATTAAACAACAACGCTTAGCTAGCCAACTAACCCAAGAAGAATTAGCTACAGAATTATTCGTCTCACGTCAATTAATATCTAATTGGGAACGTGGGAAAAGTTATCCTAACCTTGAACAAATCATCCAATTGAGCGACTTTTTCAACATCTCATTAGACGAACTTATCAAAGGAGATACTAAAATGACAAAGACATTCGATCGTGCCCTGAAGTTAAAGAAAGGCTTGTATTTCGCACTTGGACTACTTGCCGTTCTCATTATAAATGGATTTATCAGTAACGTTCCATTAGCAAGCACACAGTTTGACATACCAGTCACTAAACTGACTTTAGTCCGTGATAAAACATATGATGGTGGCGATATGTATCGTGACTTCAATACTGATGTTACAGCGACAATCAAACAAACCAATCCATTTATTAGAGTTAATCCTGACACTGTGTTTTTTCATTCTGATCATAACTACATATTTTTAAACGCCACAAAATCGTTTAATCTCTTTCACATTTTTACATGGTCAACACCCATAACGATCAAAAATTCTATTATGCTTGATAATAAGATTCCAAATAAAGAATTAGAGCTTGAAATACCTAATGCAAACTTGGAAGTCGTTGATCAAGAAACTTCTTCGAAACACTGAGCACTTCACAAAACTATTAGCCGCTGCCCAAAATCCATTCACTAAAAAGGCTCAATCATCCTTTGATGACTGAGCCTTTTGTATATCCTATTCCATTGCACTTACACTTGATTAAAACATACTCTTTCCATTGA from Weissella ceti carries:
- a CDS encoding ABC transporter ATP-binding protein, coding for MKFILSYVKKYKVDALWAFITVTIAAIASLWQPKLLQQVIQAIAEDKMSQMYPLGGQLIVIALVGLVAGALSTIFSARIAMGVAADIRADEYKKIQSFSFGNIEKFSAGNLVVRMTNDVQQVQTMVMSLFQTVLRIPMLFIGALVLALMTLPQLWWVILVMIVLIVGISMMVFTPMGKFFGSIQKYIDRTNGLAKENLQGVRVVKSFNQESREEDTFNEVADGLTNINIKIGYLFSILMPAFMLIGQLAIAVSVWFVASNVVSDPQMLGALTSFVNYLMQIMMAIVMGGFMMTFAARGMVSAGRVKEVMDTEPDLTFDPEAPAEDLRGVVEFDDVSFAYPGDDSMVLKNISFKVNPGEMVGVVGATGSGKSTLAQLIPRLYDPTEGVVKVGDEDLKKVNEGSLRQAVSFVLQRATLFSGKISDNLRHGKADATTDDMKRAARIAQAAEFVERYEDTYEHEVEERSANFSGGQKQRLSITRGVIGNPAVLILDDSTSALDAKSEKKVQEALDTELNATTKFVIAEKISSVINADRIFVMDEGRLVGEGTHAELLESSEAYREIYETQKAQEVVD
- the hflX gene encoding GTPase HflX, which encodes MIENEQNPRRKVILAGLERVDVDFTYQMEELANLADANNMEVVGTLTQKMERPHGGTYFGKGKVEELGELVKALDAEMVVTNDELSPSQIRNLEAGTGVSMMDRTALILDIFATRAKTKVAKLQVAIAQLQYQLPRLRTSMNVRMDQQTGGGGGSFTSRGAGETKLELNRRHIEHQISELRKELANIEADDQTRRAHREKEEIKTVALVGYTNAGKSTIMNGLVKRFGENQEKTVFQADMLFATLETAVRKINLPDKQSFLLSDTVGFVSKLPHGLVAAFKATLAEAAQADLLIQVVDYSDPDYKAMMETTTKTLKEIGVRDVPMVIAFNKADRLEDQAFPVQDNDELIMSAKSDDSLDKLIEMVRAEIFSDHVQKELMIPFSDGQVVAALNDDATVHETEYTEDGTRLVVTLTPTQVARYADYIID
- a CDS encoding histidine phosphatase family protein, producing MTFNLYIVRHGQTYLNKYGRMQGWSNAPLTESGVADAFAAGERLRDVKFSHAYSSDLTRAYKTAQGILARNVASGDLKQPEKLDNFREVFFGIYEGLLGTEVAKQISSEKNLEPASETYGELGLALGMDGMMDAFHETDPYHDAETAEMFWHRFDNGMIRLLEAAKDGDNILLVAHGTLIRNMAARFHDETLATSGPVDNGAISVFEVGVDEMKLKAYNDTNTVW
- a CDS encoding helix-turn-helix domain-containing protein produces the protein MNINDVIKQQRLASQLTQEELATELFVSRQLISNWERGKSYPNLEQIIQLSDFFNISLDELIKGDTKMTKTFDRALKLKKGLYFALGLLAVLIINGFISNVPLASTQFDIPVTKLTLVRDKTYDGGDMYRDFNTDVTATIKQTNPFIRVNPDTVFFHSDHNYIFLNATKSFNLFHIFTWSTPITIKNSIMLDNKIPNKELELEIPNANLEVVDQETSSKH